From Desulfovibrio sp., a single genomic window includes:
- a CDS encoding sigma-54-dependent Fis family transcriptional regulator gives MTDSIFSDAILVVDDEAHFAKGIARLIQKGFPSHPVVVRSNADEALQVIEERPCALLLTDVRMPDQDGFALLERAITMEPALTVVMLSGYGNVESAVKALKSGAYDFLSKPVDQDVLYRAVGKALDRAALARENLKLREAVAAGDQRQCLIGESPAIRQLRGEIEAVAQNDYTVLILGESGSGKEMVARTIHRLSRRGHQPMVSLNCTAVSEQILESELFGHVKGAFTGAVSARQGLFLAADGSSLLLDEIGDIPLHIQPKLLRALQEKEVRPVGGSENIRVDARILASTNQRLEAKMTTGGFREDLYYRLNVLTLHVPSLRERSKDIPLLAMHFLERTCGELDACRKELTPDAMDFLCSRQWPGNVRELLNFVRRAAVFSTGDFITGTQLRLMDAQVKAPGAGSSGFEPYLAAKDRVLDDFTRTYILHLMERFKGNVTQAARVSGLERVSLQKILKRLSIDAARFRPAGESQED, from the coding sequence ATGACTGACAGCATTTTCAGCGACGCCATCCTGGTGGTGGACGACGAGGCGCATTTCGCCAAAGGCATCGCCCGGTTGATCCAGAAAGGGTTCCCGTCCCATCCCGTGGTGGTGCGCTCCAATGCGGATGAAGCTCTGCAAGTGATAGAGGAGCGACCTTGCGCCTTGTTGCTCACGGATGTCCGCATGCCGGACCAGGACGGCTTCGCACTGCTGGAGAGAGCCATAACCATGGAACCGGCGCTCACGGTGGTCATGCTTTCCGGGTACGGCAACGTGGAAAGCGCGGTGAAGGCTCTCAAGAGCGGGGCCTATGATTTTCTCTCCAAGCCGGTGGACCAGGACGTACTCTATCGGGCCGTGGGCAAGGCCCTGGACCGGGCGGCGCTGGCCCGGGAGAATCTGAAGCTGCGGGAGGCCGTGGCCGCCGGAGACCAGCGTCAGTGCCTTATTGGCGAGAGTCCGGCAATCCGCCAACTGCGCGGAGAAATAGAAGCCGTTGCCCAGAACGACTACACGGTGCTCATCCTCGGTGAATCCGGATCTGGCAAAGAGATGGTGGCCCGGACCATCCACAGGTTGAGCAGGCGTGGTCACCAGCCCATGGTAAGTTTGAACTGCACCGCGGTGTCCGAACAGATTCTCGAAAGCGAGCTGTTCGGCCATGTGAAGGGCGCTTTTACCGGTGCTGTGAGCGCCAGGCAGGGGCTGTTTCTTGCCGCGGACGGATCGAGCCTTCTTCTGGACGAGATCGGGGATATCCCCTTGCACATCCAGCCCAAGCTCCTGCGCGCCCTTCAGGAAAAGGAAGTGAGGCCCGTGGGAGGCAGCGAGAACATCCGGGTGGACGCGCGCATCCTGGCTTCCACAAACCAACGCCTGGAAGCCAAGATGACCACGGGGGGGTTCCGCGAGGACCTTTATTACCGCCTGAACGTGCTCACCCTTCATGTCCCATCGCTTAGGGAGCGCTCCAAGGATATTCCCCTGCTGGCCATGCACTTCTTGGAACGCACCTGCGGTGAGCTGGATGCCTGCCGCAAGGAGCTGACCCCTGACGCCATGGATTTCCTCTGCTCCAGGCAATGGCCAGGCAATGTCCGCGAACTGTTGAACTTCGTGCGAAGAGCGGCAGTCTTTTCCACAGGGGATTTCATCACCGGAACGCAGTTGCGCCTCATGGACGCCCAGGTGAAGGCTCCAGGGGCTGGGTCGTCCGGATTCGAGCCGTATCTGGCGGCCAAGGACCGCGTGCTGGACGATTTCACCCGCACCTACATTTTGCACCTGATGGAGAGGTTCAAAGGCAACGTTACCCAGGCAGCGCGGGTGTCTGGCCTGGAACGTGTGTCGTTGCAGAAGATACTCAAACGCTTAAGTATCGATGCGGCCAGGTTCAGGCCGGCCGGAGAGTCACAGGAAGACTGA
- a CDS encoding DUF3365 domain-containing protein, with amino-acid sequence MKRVTLQTRLYVRLLAVLLGIGLLFAVSLNHYLRVLLETEVADKAHMIFSNLQAMQTYVRETLRPTMYEILPHDGFVMEAMSTSYVTRKVMSDLNTAKDKFTYRRVALDSRNPEYGANEMERSLIAHFKDNPEQRETQKYYRVGNEEYYITARPVVFDESCLACHGNPADAPKVLLLRYGETRGFGRHEGEIAGLDSIIMLVDTEANAINRVLFGFILVFACGTLIILGSNHLFFDRMTVVNIGRLAALMRSRFPAEAGKTLDSRPGRRGDDIEGMIEDMERFADYLREAQEQLRDYASNLEDKVSKRTAEARREAEARGSDVRLFLYVLELFVKGTDRTSLLDKALEAAAGRFGADGASFSCFYSMNARSWPLSKPCEHLAEEERAALFEGGGTFTARKAVVAVHAAGMVRGALVLQWNIAVELSSQEREVLKAFGHQLGIALENLEAMENLLRQKTVLQSILEGIADPVFLLSFSGDVIHANESAKQLLTELKSVDALGFSSLAAETARSPELTIQREALLPGGRSLTLRAYPMGGLAGPGRTIVYARDNTAEKTMMAKLQQSEKSVAVGMLAAGMAHEINNPLGVILCYARLLWDDGLSPHAKDLDIIIHHTLQAQKVLEDLMRFARPKPETVGEVELTATVEFIARVFRGKASKTGISIETDLSEGLPLVRANTSALEQILSNLILNSLDALEEQQEQERSEPGRIRIEAKQSDATEVLLIVRDNGPGIPAEYVNRLFDPFFTTKSVGRGTGLGLSVVYGLVRDLGGHIEVASDHGAVFTIHLMVGKEVIDD; translated from the coding sequence GTGAAGCGCGTCACCCTTCAAACGAGACTCTATGTGCGCCTGCTGGCTGTGCTGTTGGGCATCGGCCTGCTGTTCGCGGTATCACTGAACCACTACCTGCGGGTTCTTTTAGAGACCGAGGTGGCTGATAAGGCGCACATGATCTTTTCCAACCTCCAGGCCATGCAGACCTACGTGCGTGAGACCCTGCGCCCCACCATGTATGAAATCCTCCCCCATGACGGGTTTGTCATGGAGGCCATGTCCACCTCCTACGTCACGCGCAAGGTCATGAGCGACCTGAATACCGCAAAGGACAAATTCACCTATCGCCGCGTGGCACTGGATTCGCGCAACCCCGAATATGGTGCCAACGAGATGGAGCGGAGCCTCATTGCCCACTTCAAGGACAACCCGGAGCAGCGGGAGACGCAGAAGTACTACCGTGTGGGCAACGAGGAATATTACATCACGGCCCGGCCGGTGGTCTTCGATGAGAGCTGCCTGGCCTGCCACGGCAACCCGGCGGACGCGCCGAAGGTGCTGCTGCTTCGTTATGGCGAAACGAGAGGCTTCGGCCGGCATGAAGGCGAAATAGCCGGCCTGGACAGCATCATCATGCTCGTGGACACCGAAGCCAACGCCATCAACCGAGTTCTCTTCGGGTTTATTCTGGTCTTCGCCTGCGGAACGCTGATTATCCTGGGCAGCAACCATCTCTTTTTCGACCGGATGACAGTGGTGAACATCGGCAGGCTGGCGGCGCTTATGCGCAGCCGTTTCCCGGCCGAGGCGGGAAAAACCTTGGATAGCAGGCCCGGGAGGCGCGGCGACGACATCGAGGGCATGATCGAGGACATGGAACGCTTCGCCGACTACCTGCGTGAAGCCCAGGAGCAGTTGCGCGACTATGCCAGCAATCTGGAGGACAAGGTTTCCAAACGCACTGCCGAAGCCAGACGCGAGGCCGAGGCCCGGGGGTCGGACGTGCGCCTGTTCCTCTACGTGCTGGAACTCTTCGTGAAAGGAACCGACCGGACAAGCCTTTTGGACAAGGCCCTGGAAGCGGCGGCCGGCCGCTTCGGGGCCGATGGAGCGAGTTTCAGCTGCTTCTATTCCATGAATGCCCGTTCCTGGCCGCTCAGCAAGCCGTGTGAGCATCTTGCGGAAGAGGAGCGCGCGGCTCTTTTCGAAGGAGGCGGGACCTTCACTGCCCGGAAGGCCGTGGTGGCCGTTCATGCGGCGGGGATGGTCCGCGGCGCGTTGGTGCTGCAATGGAATATCGCTGTGGAGCTTTCATCCCAGGAGCGCGAGGTCTTGAAGGCCTTCGGCCATCAGCTCGGCATCGCCCTGGAAAACCTGGAAGCCATGGAAAATCTCCTGCGCCAGAAGACCGTGTTGCAGTCAATACTGGAGGGCATTGCGGACCCGGTGTTCCTGCTTTCGTTTTCAGGCGATGTGATCCACGCCAACGAGAGCGCGAAACAGCTGCTCACTGAGTTGAAAAGCGTTGATGCCCTTGGATTTTCGAGCCTCGCCGCGGAGACCGCGCGGTCTCCGGAACTCACCATCCAGCGCGAGGCTCTGCTCCCGGGGGGGCGGTCGCTTACTCTTCGGGCCTATCCCATGGGGGGACTAGCCGGACCAGGGCGGACCATCGTCTACGCCCGGGACAACACCGCTGAAAAGACCATGATGGCCAAGCTCCAGCAGAGTGAGAAATCCGTTGCCGTGGGCATGCTTGCGGCCGGCATGGCCCACGAGATCAACAATCCCCTGGGCGTCATCCTCTGCTACGCCAGGTTGTTGTGGGATGACGGCTTGAGCCCTCACGCCAAGGACCTGGACATCATCATCCACCATACCCTCCAGGCCCAGAAGGTACTGGAAGACCTCATGCGTTTCGCCAGACCCAAACCCGAGACCGTCGGCGAAGTGGAACTGACGGCGACCGTTGAATTCATCGCCAGGGTTTTTCGGGGAAAAGCTTCCAAAACAGGCATATCAATTGAAACTGACCTGTCCGAGGGACTGCCCCTGGTACGGGCCAATACGTCAGCCCTGGAGCAGATTCTCAGCAACCTCATCCTCAATTCCCTGGACGCCCTTGAAGAGCAGCAGGAACAGGAACGGTCGGAGCCAGGGCGCATTCGCATCGAAGCAAAACAAAGCGACGCAACTGAGGTGCTGCTCATCGTGCGCGACAACGGTCCCGGCATCCCTGCCGAATACGTCAATCGCCTCTTCGATCCGTTCTTCACCACCAAGAGCGTGGGGCGGGGCACTGGCCTGGGGCTCTCCGTGGTCTACGGCCTGGTGCGCGATCTGGGCGGGCATATCGAGGTGGCGAGCGATCACGGCGCGGTGTTCACCATCCACCTCATGGTGGGTAAGGAAGTAATCGATGACTGA
- a CDS encoding PAS domain S-box protein, translating into MRELIGYQGDFNACFWNLFDKVPDAVCACAADNTIIAANPAFVRLFGYSQEEMSGRTISDLVIPPDKKHEVAGLIADIDQNGIGRVETTRCRKDGSLIQVLVTRFKASNTPDDRTHFVVYTNIQELRDTKINLKLAQDKYKAIFEEAVDGIYQTSLDGRFLAANPALARILGYSSSQALMESSFDIRTQFYLEPGRRDEFARIIAETGKISGFESQARRLDGSVVWVSETARMVYADGEVAYYEGTLRDITSRKQAEEALKASRERYRSLIRSAPDGILTIKDMMISGTNLKALEMFGYSAGDMLGLSIMDISPPFQAGGIPSSELATLLEEQAMSGETHNFEWIHKRKDGSIFSAEVSLNRFDAHGESFLTAVIRDVSARKRTDRALERERAHLRMLFEASPQAMVFLDPAGKIVNVNQAFTKLFGHSKEDALDNDIRKLILPQMLEAEVEESLRTVRTGAPVSKETVRLSKAGGLIPVFIHGYPIVIGAVFEGSYFIYEDITERKSFEAQLTHQAFHDSLTGLPNRNLFLERLGRAIERGKRRQGYQFAVLLLDLDRFKRINDSLGHLAGDLLLKGIARRLEACLRSVDTVARLGGDEFAILLEEFASAREVIQVADRIREALDRPFQVSGNEVYCAASIGIVLKTMGYTSAEEILRDSDIAMYRSKESGKDRLAFTRKMHEMAVENMRMENELRHGLKNGDLTLHYQPVVSVNDGKLQGFEALVRWHHPQFGLIPPARFIPLAEETGLIVPLGEWVINQALRQLYQWRKETADIENLFVSVNISSKQFRQPDLVDSIRRSLIGHHVDSSLLKLEITESVIMQDAKNSVEKLNKLKALGVELLVDDFGTGYSSLSYLQRFPISGLKIDRSFISGGGDERENMEIVRTIIVLAANLGLAVVAEGVETKEQLQRLRALGCSSAQGYFFSRPLDGPSARRFMVEGKPPPEYAQRA; encoded by the coding sequence ATGCGGGAGCTCATCGGATACCAAGGCGACTTCAATGCCTGCTTCTGGAACCTTTTCGACAAGGTGCCGGACGCTGTTTGCGCGTGCGCCGCGGACAACACCATTATCGCTGCCAACCCGGCCTTCGTGCGCCTCTTCGGGTATTCCCAGGAGGAGATGTCTGGCAGGACTATTTCCGACTTGGTCATCCCTCCAGACAAGAAACACGAAGTAGCTGGCTTGATCGCGGACATTGACCAGAACGGCATAGGCAGGGTCGAAACCACCCGTTGCCGCAAGGACGGCAGCCTCATCCAGGTGTTGGTCACGCGGTTCAAAGCTTCGAACACGCCAGACGACCGAACCCATTTCGTCGTCTATACGAATATTCAAGAGCTGCGCGACACCAAAATCAATCTAAAGCTGGCGCAAGACAAATACAAAGCCATCTTTGAGGAAGCGGTGGACGGCATCTACCAAACCAGCCTGGACGGCCGGTTTCTCGCGGCCAACCCGGCCCTGGCCAGAATACTCGGCTACTCGTCGTCCCAGGCGCTCATGGAATCCTCATTCGACATCCGGACGCAATTCTACCTGGAACCAGGCCGCAGGGACGAATTCGCAAGGATCATAGCCGAAACCGGGAAAATCAGCGGGTTCGAATCCCAGGCTCGCCGGCTGGACGGTTCTGTCGTGTGGGTCAGCGAAACGGCCCGAATGGTCTATGCAGACGGCGAAGTGGCCTACTACGAGGGCACACTCAGAGACATCACCTCCCGCAAGCAGGCCGAGGAGGCTCTCAAGGCCAGCCGGGAAAGATACCGGTCCCTGATCCGCTCCGCGCCTGATGGCATCCTCACCATCAAGGATATGATGATATCCGGGACAAACCTCAAGGCATTGGAGATGTTCGGCTACTCCGCTGGCGACATGCTCGGGCTTTCCATCATGGACATCTCTCCGCCGTTTCAGGCAGGAGGCATACCCTCATCCGAGTTGGCCACCTTATTAGAAGAGCAAGCCATGTCCGGGGAGACGCATAATTTCGAATGGATCCATAAACGCAAGGACGGTTCAATCTTCTCTGCCGAGGTTTCCCTCAACCGATTCGACGCCCACGGCGAATCGTTCCTGACGGCTGTCATCAGGGATGTTTCCGCCAGAAAAAGAACCGACAGAGCCTTGGAACGGGAGCGAGCCCACCTGCGCATGCTTTTCGAGGCCTCGCCCCAGGCCATGGTGTTCCTGGACCCCGCCGGGAAAATCGTCAACGTCAACCAAGCCTTCACCAAACTGTTCGGCCACTCAAAAGAAGACGCATTGGATAATGATATCCGCAAACTCATCCTTCCCCAGATGTTGGAGGCGGAGGTCGAGGAGTCCCTGCGAACCGTGCGCACTGGCGCACCGGTGAGCAAAGAGACCGTGCGTTTGTCCAAAGCCGGGGGGCTCATTCCCGTATTCATTCACGGTTATCCCATTGTGATCGGCGCCGTGTTCGAAGGAAGCTACTTCATTTACGAGGACATTACGGAACGAAAGAGTTTCGAAGCACAGCTGACCCATCAGGCCTTCCACGATTCCCTGACCGGCCTTCCCAACCGCAACCTCTTTCTCGAACGCCTGGGGCGAGCAATTGAACGCGGCAAACGTCGCCAGGGATACCAGTTCGCAGTGCTGCTCTTGGACCTTGACCGGTTCAAACGTATAAACGACAGCCTGGGGCATTTGGCCGGAGACCTGCTGCTTAAGGGAATTGCCCGGCGGCTTGAAGCTTGTCTGCGCTCCGTGGATACGGTCGCACGTCTCGGTGGAGACGAGTTCGCCATACTTTTGGAGGAATTCGCTTCCGCCAGGGAGGTCATTCAGGTTGCGGACCGGATCCGCGAAGCTTTGGACCGCCCCTTCCAGGTATCAGGGAACGAGGTATACTGCGCGGCGAGCATAGGAATCGTGCTCAAGACGATGGGCTACACCAGCGCGGAAGAGATACTGCGCGACTCCGACATCGCCATGTACCGCTCGAAGGAATCCGGCAAGGACCGCCTGGCCTTCACCCGCAAAATGCACGAAATGGCCGTGGAAAACATGCGCATGGAGAACGAGCTGCGCCACGGCCTGAAAAATGGTGATCTCACTCTCCACTACCAGCCCGTGGTCAGTGTGAACGACGGCAAACTGCAGGGCTTCGAAGCCCTGGTCAGGTGGCACCATCCGCAATTCGGCCTGATCCCCCCGGCCCGGTTCATTCCCCTGGCCGAGGAGACAGGGCTCATAGTTCCCCTGGGAGAATGGGTCATCAATCAGGCTCTGCGCCAGTTGTACCAATGGCGCAAGGAGACCGCCGACATCGAGAACCTTTTCGTGAGCGTCAACATCTCCAGCAAACAGTTCCGGCAACCCGACCTGGTGGATTCCATCCGGCGCAGCCTCATCGGCCACCATGTGGACTCTTCACTCCTGAAGCTGGAGATTACCGAGAGCGTGATCATGCAGGATGCGAAAAACTCCGTGGAAAAGCTCAACAAACTCAAGGCCCTTGGCGTCGAACTTCTGGTGGATGATTTCGGCACCGGCTATTCGTCGCTCAGCTATCTGCAGCGTTTTCCGATCAGCGGACTCAAGATCGACCGGTCCTTCATCAGCGGGGGGGGAGACGAACGCGAGAACATGGAGATAGTCCGGACGATTATTGTCCTGGCAGCCAATCTGGGACTCGCCGTTGTAGCCGAAGGAGTGGAGACAAAGGAACAGTTGCAAAGGCTTCGGGCGCTCGGCTGCAGCAGCGCCCAGGGCTACTTTTTCTCAAGGCCGCTTGACGGGCCATCGGCAAGACGATTCATGGTGGAAGGCAAGCCCCCGCCTGAGTACGCACAGCGGGCCTAA
- a CDS encoding plasmid stabilization protein produces MAGMKVELLEDELLGALRQRASSNGRSLQAEIRDILRREVLPDREPALGKLAEKRKKLASRAFPEGDTA; encoded by the coding sequence ATGGCCGGAATGAAAGTCGAGTTGCTCGAAGACGAGCTTCTGGGGGCACTCAGGCAGAGGGCGTCATCGAATGGAAGGTCATTGCAGGCGGAGATTCGCGATATCCTCAGACGGGAGGTTCTTCCTGACAGGGAACCAGCCTTGGGTAAGCTGGCGGAGAAACGCAAGAAGCTGGCCTCGAGAGCTTTCCCCGAGGGCGATACGGCTTAG
- a CDS encoding CreA family protein, with protein sequence MTKRILAALCLLLTTTAASAEEIDCLTTEWKLLGANHKVCVYAFDDPDFPCVTCYLSQARKGGVSGAVGLAEDPSEFSLECRQTCSFALPDKMPKTKKVFSEGTSVLFKDTEITRIYDAKRKTLVYLAISRKVIAGSPKNAISTVVVR encoded by the coding sequence ATGACCAAGCGGATTCTTGCTGCATTATGCCTTCTCTTGACCACCACAGCGGCCAGCGCCGAGGAGATCGACTGCCTTACCACTGAATGGAAACTTCTGGGGGCCAACCACAAGGTCTGCGTCTACGCCTTCGACGATCCGGACTTCCCCTGCGTCACCTGTTACCTGAGCCAGGCCCGCAAGGGCGGTGTCTCGGGTGCGGTCGGACTTGCGGAAGATCCTTCCGAATTCTCCCTGGAATGCCGCCAGACCTGCTCTTTCGCGCTTCCGGACAAAATGCCGAAAACCAAAAAGGTTTTCTCCGAGGGGACTTCGGTGCTTTTTAAGGACACGGAGATTACCCGCATCTACGACGCCAAGCGCAAGACCCTGGTCTATCTGGCCATCAGCCGCAAGGTGATCGCCGGCTCGCCCAAGAACGCCATCTCAACGGTGGTTGTCCGCTGA
- a CDS encoding HDOD domain-containing protein encodes MDVFAHELLFRKCSDDDVAVISNFNDATNQIIADGFALATKRLGPAGRVTVNVGSGNILSGNVMALPAGRAILEIPSDAKPTGKFLSACKEIKDKGYSFLLDNYGPKSSGLEELVPLMDYIKVPVSGLDGKGVAKVRKAFPGWEGKLVASRIETWEEFEGCKFLGFDYFQGFFFSYPQEIVGRRLSSHKAARLNLLRVLSDENADFSRIVGIISTDQALSVRLLHFVNSAAFSRGNRVDSLERAASLVGVNSLKKWAMTAALSDLDTSGKGSELSYRTMHGALFLGLLADNCNGMCLERETLSLLGLLSKVDALMGLKMKEVVEDMPLLPTIKSALLRDAREPMSRFVMLLDAIWRNDWNGARSLLNGVGVPLSLGAKLYMQAGEQTQELIDSLEGTA; translated from the coding sequence ATGGACGTTTTTGCGCATGAGCTTCTCTTTCGCAAATGCAGCGACGACGATGTCGCTGTGATCAGCAATTTCAATGACGCAACCAATCAGATAATCGCGGATGGTTTCGCCTTGGCCACGAAACGGCTCGGTCCTGCCGGGAGAGTGACTGTCAACGTTGGCAGCGGAAACATCTTGAGCGGAAACGTGATGGCCCTTCCAGCCGGCCGAGCTATCCTCGAAATCCCAAGCGATGCGAAGCCCACCGGGAAATTTTTGAGCGCCTGCAAGGAAATCAAGGACAAGGGGTATAGTTTTCTGCTGGATAACTACGGCCCGAAAAGCTCGGGCCTGGAAGAACTGGTGCCACTCATGGATTACATCAAGGTGCCGGTTTCGGGGTTGGATGGGAAAGGCGTGGCCAAAGTCCGCAAGGCGTTTCCCGGGTGGGAGGGGAAGCTAGTGGCATCCCGGATCGAAACCTGGGAAGAGTTTGAAGGGTGCAAATTCCTAGGCTTCGATTACTTTCAAGGCTTTTTTTTCTCGTACCCCCAAGAGATTGTCGGAAGAAGGCTCAGTTCCCATAAAGCGGCCAGGCTCAACCTTCTCCGGGTGCTCTCAGACGAAAATGCCGATTTCTCCCGCATCGTGGGCATCATTTCAACGGACCAGGCGCTGAGCGTCAGGCTTTTGCATTTCGTGAACTCCGCCGCGTTTTCACGGGGAAACAGGGTCGATTCCCTGGAACGGGCCGCTTCGCTGGTAGGCGTGAATTCATTAAAAAAATGGGCCATGACCGCAGCGCTCTCCGATCTCGACACCAGCGGTAAGGGGAGCGAACTCTCCTACCGGACCATGCACGGAGCCTTGTTTCTCGGGCTCTTGGCAGACAACTGCAATGGCATGTGCTTGGAACGCGAGACTCTCTCCCTGCTTGGTCTTCTGAGCAAAGTGGACGCCCTGATGGGGCTCAAAATGAAGGAAGTGGTGGAGGACATGCCACTTTTGCCCACCATCAAAAGCGCCTTGCTGCGCGACGCCAGGGAACCCATGTCCCGTTTCGTCATGCTGCTGGACGCCATCTGGCGCAACGACTGGAACGGGGCCCGGTCGCTGCTCAATGGCGTCGGAGTCCCGCTGAGTCTGGGAGCCAAGCTCTATATGCAGGCAGGGGAGCAGACGCAGGAACTGATCGACTCGCTCGAAGGCACCGCCTGA
- the greA gene encoding transcription elongation factor GreA, with product MQQIPISIEGFRRLEKELHDLKNERPAVIQAIAEAREEGDLKENAGYDAARDRQGMLEARIRYVESRLATSRVIDLATLEGDKVIFGATVEIEDVNTGEVKTWTLLGPDESDPAKGSISILSPVGQALIGKEAGDEITVEAPRGRIQYEIVSICFNGPQPW from the coding sequence ATGCAACAGATACCTATCTCCATCGAAGGCTTCAGACGTCTGGAAAAAGAACTCCATGACCTCAAGAATGAACGTCCTGCCGTCATACAGGCCATTGCCGAAGCCCGCGAAGAGGGCGACCTGAAAGAGAACGCCGGGTACGACGCCGCCCGCGACCGCCAGGGCATGCTTGAAGCCCGCATCCGCTATGTGGAGTCCCGCCTGGCCACCAGCCGGGTCATCGACCTGGCCACTCTCGAAGGCGACAAGGTCATATTCGGGGCCACAGTCGAGATAGAGGATGTGAACACCGGCGAGGTCAAAACATGGACCCTGCTCGGTCCGGACGAATCCGACCCCGCCAAGGGCAGCATCTCCATCCTCTCCCCTGTGGGCCAGGCTTTGATCGGCAAGGAAGCGGGCGACGAGATCACTGTGGAAGCCCCGCGCGGCAGAATCCAATACGAGATTGTTTCCATCTGCTTCAACGGCCCTCAGCCCTGGTAG
- a CDS encoding amino acid ABC transporter substrate-binding protein, translating to MKRIWILALALLLCGFTGMAQAGDGSWDKVKKEGKLVIGLDDSFPPMGFKKDDGKLVGFDIDAAEELGKRLGIQIVWQPTAWDGVILSLDSKKFDCIWNGMTITKERAEKVLFTNPYIMDGQIAVVKADSKLKGFDELGGKVVGVQKGSPALEAAKKLPKAASEVKEYDVNPKAFLDLDSGRLAAVVIDNVSGRYFVATTPGKYKVLPGFITKEPFGIAFRKGEADLKDMVQKTIDQMVADGTMGKISKKWFGEDITNPKKW from the coding sequence ATGAAACGTATCTGGATTCTCGCTCTGGCACTTCTTTTGTGCGGCTTCACCGGTATGGCCCAGGCCGGCGACGGCTCCTGGGACAAGGTCAAGAAGGAAGGCAAGCTGGTCATCGGCCTCGACGACTCCTTCCCTCCCATGGGTTTCAAGAAGGATGACGGAAAACTCGTCGGCTTCGACATCGACGCCGCCGAGGAGTTGGGCAAACGCCTGGGCATCCAGATCGTCTGGCAGCCCACCGCATGGGACGGCGTGATCCTGTCGCTCGATTCCAAGAAGTTCGACTGCATCTGGAACGGCATGACCATCACCAAGGAACGCGCCGAGAAGGTGCTCTTCACCAACCCCTACATCATGGACGGCCAGATCGCCGTGGTGAAGGCCGACAGCAAGCTCAAGGGCTTTGATGAACTCGGCGGGAAGGTCGTGGGTGTGCAGAAGGGTTCTCCCGCGCTGGAAGCCGCCAAGAAGCTCCCCAAAGCCGCTTCCGAGGTGAAGGAGTACGACGTCAACCCCAAGGCCTTCCTGGACCTCGATTCCGGCCGCCTGGCCGCCGTGGTCATCGACAACGTTTCCGGCCGCTACTTCGTGGCCACCACCCCCGGCAAGTATAAGGTCCTGCCCGGCTTCATCACCAAGGAGCCCTTCGGTATCGCCTTCCGCAAGGGCGAGGCGGACTTGAAGGACATGGTCCAGAAGACCATCGACCAGATGGTTGCCGACGGCACCATGGGCAAGATCAGCAAGAAGTGGTTCGGGGAAGACATCACCAACCCAAAGAAGTGGTAA